The following proteins are co-located in the Desulfobaccales bacterium genome:
- the asnB gene encoding asparagine synthase (glutamine-hydrolyzing): MCGIAGYFGLKELDPERLQACLALMRRRGPDHEAFRHWTNPAGRNVYLLHSRLSIIDLDPRANQPFQVGSKWLVYNGELYNYLEVRRDLQAHGRHFTTESDTEVLLNALECHGWSALDRCEGMWAFAVYDEADGSLTLCRDRFGEKPLYLYRTGSGVYFGSEIKFITALLGRRLEVNFDHLYRYLVNGYKALYKDSHTFFKGLGELPSASCLHLDAEGQEEQYKYWRPGFCPDETITYPAAVAGVRERLIRSVKLRLRADVPLAFCMSGGVDSNSLISIAKNIFGYDVHGFTIANTDQRYEEQDMVDHAVAELGIRHTSIPVDTTNFLPKLRTLVKQHDAPVYTISYFAHWLLMESVAAHGYRIAISGTAADELFTGYYDHHLAYLYEVREDPILLAESQQNWREGIFPLVRNRYLRDPELFIKDPGFRDHIFLDAAKFAGYLKVDWAEAFTEEHFTDSLLRNRMQNEMFHEAVPCILHEDDLNAMYFSIENRSPYLDRELFEFCFRIPSKHLIRNGVAKAILRDSMRQIAPERILDNPRKVGFNAPIFSFLNVQDPEVLSYLLDGSPIFDHVRREKIEALIKNSTLPNSESKFLFYFLSSKLFLEEFSS; this comes from the coding sequence ATGTGCGGTATTGCTGGCTACTTCGGCCTGAAAGAGCTTGACCCGGAGCGCCTCCAGGCGTGCCTGGCATTGATGCGCCGTCGCGGCCCGGACCACGAGGCTTTCCGACACTGGACCAACCCGGCAGGGCGGAACGTCTATTTATTGCACAGCCGTCTCAGTATCATTGATTTGGACCCCCGGGCCAACCAGCCTTTCCAGGTCGGGTCGAAATGGCTGGTCTACAACGGCGAGCTCTATAATTACCTGGAGGTGCGCCGGGACCTGCAGGCGCATGGCCGCCATTTTACCACCGAGTCCGATACAGAAGTCCTGCTGAACGCCCTGGAATGCCATGGCTGGTCCGCCCTGGACCGGTGCGAAGGGATGTGGGCCTTTGCGGTGTACGACGAGGCGGATGGTTCCCTGACCCTCTGTCGGGACCGCTTCGGTGAGAAACCCCTTTACCTTTACCGTACCGGTTCCGGAGTCTATTTCGGTTCCGAGATCAAGTTTATCACCGCTCTCCTGGGCCGGCGGCTGGAGGTGAACTTTGACCATCTTTACCGCTACCTGGTCAATGGCTATAAGGCGCTTTACAAAGATAGCCACACCTTTTTCAAAGGTCTGGGCGAGCTACCGTCGGCGTCATGCCTACATCTGGATGCTGAAGGCCAAGAGGAGCAATACAAGTATTGGCGACCGGGTTTTTGTCCGGATGAAACCATAACATATCCCGCGGCAGTAGCAGGGGTGCGGGAAAGACTCATCCGCTCCGTGAAGCTGCGCCTGCGTGCCGATGTCCCCCTGGCTTTCTGCATGAGCGGCGGTGTTGATTCGAATTCCCTGATCAGCATTGCCAAGAACATCTTTGGCTACGACGTGCATGGATTCACGATTGCCAACACCGACCAGCGTTACGAAGAGCAGGACATGGTGGACCATGCCGTCGCCGAACTGGGCATCCGCCACACTTCCATCCCGGTGGATACCACCAACTTTCTTCCTAAACTCCGGACCCTGGTAAAACAGCACGACGCGCCGGTGTACACGATAAGTTATTTTGCCCACTGGCTGTTGATGGAGAGCGTGGCCGCACATGGTTATCGCATTGCTATCAGCGGCACCGCGGCTGATGAGCTTTTTACCGGCTATTACGACCATCATTTGGCATACTTGTATGAGGTGAGGGAAGACCCCATTTTGTTGGCGGAATCACAACAGAATTGGAGGGAAGGCATCTTCCCCCTGGTAAGAAATCGGTACCTGCGGGATCCAGAATTATTCATCAAAGATCCGGGGTTTCGCGACCACATTTTCCTGGATGCCGCAAAATTCGCTGGCTATTTGAAGGTTGATTGGGCTGAGGCATTCACGGAAGAACACTTCACCGACAGCCTGCTGCGCAATCGCATGCAGAATGAGATGTTCCATGAGGCCGTTCCCTGCATCCTCCATGAAGATGACCTGAATGCCATGTACTTCTCCATTGAGAACCGATCCCCCTATCTGGATCGGGAGCTGTTCGAGTTTTGTTTCCGCATCCCATCCAAGCATCTGATACGCAATGGCGTGGCTAAAGCCATTTTGCGCGATTCAATGCGCCAAATCGCCCCGGAGCGGATCCTGGATAATCCCCGCAAGGTAGGCTTTAACGCCCCCATCTTCTCGTTTCTCAATGTCCAAGATCCGGAAGTTCTGAGCTACTTACTCGATGGGAGCCCCATTTTCGATCACGTACGGCGCGAAAAGATCGAAGCTTTAATTAAGAATTCGACCTTGCCGAATAGCGAAAGCAAATTCCTTTTCTATTTCCTCAGCAGCAAGTTGTTTTTGGAGGAATTTTCCTCATGA